In Bacteroidota bacterium, the sequence TCTTTACTGCGTTTTTTTCTGATGATCGGCATTGACTAGCGCTCGTTTTGGAGTTGTGACTTGATGTTTTCGAATGCTCGTGCGAGCTCCTCCACCGTACCATTGGAAGTATCAATCAGGGTGTGCAGGCTGCCTAGAAGCCATGCGTTACTGAATTCACGGGACTCTTCGGAGCTATTGATTGTCCAATCCAGTTGCTTCCTGAGCACCCGGATCTCCTTGTCCTGATGGATAGCGATGTCGCGCCATGTCAGGGCGCCATCTGATGGCGTGTGGAAGAAGAAGTCCTCCTGAAGCACTGTTAGCTCACTAAACCATTCGGCACCTGTTATCCCGTTCTGGTGGCGGTGTCCGTCCTGCAGGAGTCTGGATTCCATCTCTTGAGCAATAGAGCTGTTCTTGCACTCTCTGTACTTGATGAGTGTTATTTCAAGCTTTTCACCCCAGCAATTTGATTGCTGTATGCTCTTGCGTCGTGCATCAGGGTGGTTAGTTGTAAAACCGATCTTCCACGCCGATTTTGCCTCACAGTACATCAGGTACACACAGGCGATGTCTTGGATATCTGATTTCATTATTGGATTTGGTATTGCGGACGCGCCGCTGATTAGAAGGGGAGGTCATCGTCCACGGTGGCCGGCTTTTCGACGTACAGCTTTGCCTGGAAGCGCTCAATCATCGCATCCGCCATGCGTTTGAAGTTGCCTGTAAAGGAGTCCACCTGTGGCTCACATTTCTCAATAGCTGTCTCTAGCCATCCGCCGGCCTGTGCATCCTTCAGGTACTTCTCCATCGTGTCCAGGCGCTGCTGCGACGTGGGTCCAGGTTGGTCCGGATCACTTTGCTGGGACTGCTGCGCTGGTGCTTGCTGAGCAGGGGCCTGTTGCCGCTGTAGAGCTTGCTGGCCTTGCTGCTGCCGGCTCTGCTGCGAGCTCTGCGCCTGCTGAGGCAGCTGGTTAGAAGTGTCCATCTGCCAGGTCTCAATGCCGCGGTAAGAGTCGGCGCTCTTGCCGCGCACAAACCAGTCGCCGCCGTTTTGCTGCTTCTGCTTGCCCCAGCGAATGCGCTTACCGCTCTGGAGGTGAACAAAGCCGGCGTACTCGTTTCCGTCTGCGCCGTTTTCGCAGTAAGGCATCCATTCAATGAGATCCGCGCCTTCCTGGGTGATGGCCATGTTAAGTCTTGCGATCTTCCACGCTTCTCTAACAAGCTCCTGCGTCGTATTTGCCTCAACCACTATAGGGAGGCATCCAAGATGTACGGTCGTCTTCATTATGGCAGCTGGCTTGTGAGTTCGCGGAAGAGACGTTCGCTGCCAGCTGCGCCAGCAGGGGAGAGCATGCGCTCTCTGGCATCCTTGCAATAGCGCTCGCGAAGCTCATCTAGATCCGCCTGGGCGCGCTCGCCCTTGATAACTGCTTCTTCTTTCCGGAGGCTTTCGATCTGCACATCATTGCGCAGCTTGTGGTTTTCAGTGCGCAGTAGGCCATTCTGCTGGTCCAGCTTAGCGTTCGCCTGGATGAGCGCCTCATTCGCTTGAGTGAGTTTGGCATTCTGCTCTCGCAGTTTGGCCAGTTCTTTGACAACTTCCTGCGCTGGGCGCACCTTGATTAGCTCTAATAGTTTTTTCATATTGGCAAGTCTTATGGGGCGCCGGCCTTCCCTGCAAGGATTCAGGCCGGCGCCAGTGAAGCGGATTTTGTCCTATGACAGGCCCACAATCCGCGATAAGGAGCCGTCCATACGAACCAGAGTTCGCTTTGGGAAATCCACTGGCGCAGCTGTCTCGGAAATAAGCTGCGTCAGTGGCGGACGGCATTTAAAGTCAATTTCTAAATGATCAGGATGCGCGGCTGTAGATGCGCTCTTCGCGCTGCACGCGGCGCTTGGTGTCCCGCACGCCTGTCGCAAGCCTGATCTCGCAAGCTGCTGCATGACCGAAGTGATGCAGATGTGTTTTGCCCGTGAAGCCAATCAGCCCAGCAATTTGATCTGCTATCTTCCTTGCCTCAAAGCTGTGCTTGCAGCGTACGCGAAGTGATCCCTGAAATGGGCGCTTGTGCTTTTCATTTTTTGGATTGCCAACCACGCCACGCGCATTGTTGACGCCCATCATCGCAACAATTGCAGATGCCTTGCGATTAGCTAGAGCCCGGTTGTCGAAGTAGAAAGGCAGCGATCCCTGAAAAGCGCCTGCACCTCTGAAGAAGATCAGTTTCTGCTTGTGATGCCGGCCACCTTCATCTTCAAATGTGATCTTGTAGTCATTAAGACCCGCAAGCTCGCGCCGGATATCAGCAGCAGCGCCGCTTTGCTCCAGTACTTCGCGTCTGTGACTTGTAAGATCAGGCCCTACAGATGGGTCGTAATTGGCTTTCTTGCTATAGTTGCGACGCTTTGCGCGCACCTCGTTCAAAGAACTGCGTCGATTTTCGGGAGTGGGTTTGACATCTCGGAGCTTGCCAGCACTTCGCAGGCTGTTGATCTGATCGTCTTCGTAGCCATTAAGCGTACCTTCGACTAGCCAGGTAAACACGTTACCGCGTCCACCTACCCAGTAGAATTCGCCTATGAGCTTCTTGCGCTCCCATTTGCCCTCAGAATTGAGGATTTCGACGTGTTTAATTGCAGGACCACTTGGATCTTTCTGCGTTTGAGAAGTATATTGAGACATACTGAAAATCCTTTAAGGGTTTAGAAAATCCAGCACTTGTTTGGCGACGGGGCTGGATTTTTGCGTTTATGAATATTCGAGTTCGGGTTTTTCCTCATTCACATAGCGCCAGGCCTCCTTTAAGGCTGCGAGTCTTACAAAAGACGAGAGGCTTCGCTCGCTCTTGTTGGCGGCAGTTTTGAGTAATTCGAGTTCTTTTTCTGACAGAAGAGAAACAACCCTTTCTTTTTTTGCTTCCATTGTCATAATATTGCAATGTTGTATGCAACTACGTGTAATATATGCAAAAAGTTGCACAAGTGCAAATAGGTGCGTGATATAAGAATTAATTTGCAGTGAATATGCAGCTTGAGAAAAATGGTTTATGCGAAGCCATGTTGGTTGCTCGTAAGGAGAGAGAGTTAACCCAGAAGGGGGCTGTAGACTTTTTGGCCCAAAGAGGTGTCGAAATGTCTCTCCGTACATACGTGTCATATGAGTCCGGAAAATCGGAGCCGAGTTTCTCTTTGGCGATAGACATTTGCAGAGCTTTTGGCATTAGTGTCTGGCTTGGAATCCGAGATGATGGATTGTCTGTGCTTGTATTTGAGCAAATGGGCTCAGGTAGCGAGTCGCACCCCTTTTTGAGAGGGGGAGATTCTGAGGATGCTGCAGGTAAACTGTTCAATGTTTGGTTTGAGGATGCAGACAGGCTCAAAGAGGAAAATGAAAGCCTTAAAAAGGAGGTGCCGGCCCTGCGAGCCCAGTTAGAGTTGCTCAAGGATCTTGTTAAAGACATTAAAGCCGGCCCAGAGAACTGAGCTATTGGATCTTTCTGCGTTTGAGTAGTATATTTTGCCATACAATGTGGTACCTCTCGTAGGTATTTAAACCAGTTTCAGTTTGCCGACCGGGACTGGTTTTTTCTATTTAGGGAAATTTGTTAGGCTGCTACCGCAGTCTGGGATTCGGTCTCCATCATTTGCCGAATGTCACGCAAATCTGCGCGGATATGGTTTTCCATCCGATCCGTGATGTATGCAGCCATAGAGAGTCCACGAGCACTAGCTGCAAGCTTTAGCCGCCGCTTGAATTCCGGTTTTGCTCGAAAATTGACAACTTCTGGCTTCTGCATAGTTATATTGTGTGTTGTGTTTGTGTATACAGATAATATAACTAAGAGTTAGTCGTTTGTCAATAAGAGTTAGTGGTTAATTTGTTAAGATATCATGAAGAGTGAGTCAAGTAATAGTGTCAATGGGCACCCTTACCCGCTAGAGACGGCTGCTCCTCGACAGCATGAGATACTGTTAGTGATGAGTGCTGAGGACAAGGCTATGTCCCCTAAGTCTATTCAGGCCTCGACCGGATTGAGGCGCGAGAACGTTCAGGAAGCACTTGGCAGCATGCTGAGTGCGCATTTGGTGCACAAGGAAGGTTATGGGAAGTATAGGATTGGCCCAGATGTCTCGGGATTCATCGTAGAGGTGTTGGAATTGGTGAGGTCGCTAGGAATGGAGATGGCCTATTTGGATTGGAATAGTGAGTGGATTGAGGGTGTGGATGATACGAATGACGCAGGAATGGATTCTGAGGTTTACATTGAGAGGATGAATCGACTCCGTGTTGCATTTCCTGACGCATGGAAGTTGGAAAATGAGCGCATTCGAGAACCGATGTTGTTAGTGCGGCAATATATGCATCGGTTTAGCTTTTTTAACTTTGTGCAGATGATTGAGAGATCTAGAACTGTTAGTAGTGCTCTTAGTCATGCTGTGAAAGGGGGGCGCCATAAGCTTGGCCCAGGTGAGAGTTTGGCGGATTCTTCCCGGATTATATCCGAGCAACTGCAAATAATCAGCACTCGCATTACGAGGCTGAAAGAGGAGCGAGGTCTTTCTTGGGAGGAAATTGGGGCTTCGGCGGGAGTTGCGGCCAGAGTTGCACAACAGTGGGGCGATGGCGATTCGTCACCTCCTGCAGAGAAGATTCCAGCGCTGGCACAGCTACTTGGCTCGACTCCATTGTATCTGCTTGGCGTCGCTGACCCAGGAGAGGACCACGCGGCCACGCTGAACAATTATGTAGCGCAGAATAAGAAGGCAGAGGCGGAGGGAAAGATGGAGGTGGTGGACATCGATGTTGGGCCTGGTGACTACATGATGCGCGTTATACCGATATACGATGAAGCCGGCAATGTCGAGTACTACATCCGCGCGACGTACACGGGACTGACGAAGGAAGAAGGGGAAGAGCTGCGCAATAGTGGGGGGTAAGAGTTGTAACGTTACGAATAGTGGTTGGAGCTGGTGGAAACTAGTGGTTTCTGAGTAATTAATTTTAAAGGTGGTGCAATGAGCCGAGATGATAAATTTACTTTCGTTTACGATAAGGCTAACAATAAGCCAACAATTGTTGCCACGGGAGCTATTGGTGGGCCAACTCCAAACGGTAGCATGATTATAGCTCATCTGTTTCTCGAATATGGCTCGGTTCCTGCATTAGCTACTTATCCTATCGTTGATTCTAACCGTCTTGATCTTTCCTCAGAAGAAGCCGATTTAGTTCAAAGAGGTAATGCTACTAGGGATATTCAAGCTACTCTAGCTCTGTCACCACAAAATGCCTTAGTGATTGGTGAATGGTTGATAAAGCATGCTCAAGGGATCCTTGGT encodes:
- a CDS encoding GIY-YIG nuclease family protein encodes the protein MKSDIQDIACVYLMYCEAKSAWKIGFTTNHPDARRKSIQQSNCWGEKLEITLIKYRECKNSSIAQEMESRLLQDGHRHQNGITGAEWFSELTVLQEDFFFHTPSDGALTWRDIAIHQDKEIRVLRKQLDWTINSSEESREFSNAWLLGSLHTLIDTSNGTVEELARAFENIKSQLQNER
- a CDS encoding helix-turn-helix domain-containing protein; translation: MLVARKERELTQKGAVDFLAQRGVEMSLRTYVSYESGKSEPSFSLAIDICRAFGISVWLGIRDDGLSVLVFEQMGSGSESHPFLRGGDSEDAAGKLFNVWFEDADRLKEENESLKKEVPALRAQLELLKDLVKDIKAGPEN
- a CDS encoding helix-turn-helix transcriptional regulator gives rise to the protein MKSESSNSVNGHPYPLETAAPRQHEILLVMSAEDKAMSPKSIQASTGLRRENVQEALGSMLSAHLVHKEGYGKYRIGPDVSGFIVEVLELVRSLGMEMAYLDWNSEWIEGVDDTNDAGMDSEVYIERMNRLRVAFPDAWKLENERIREPMLLVRQYMHRFSFFNFVQMIERSRTVSSALSHAVKGGRHKLGPGESLADSSRIISEQLQIISTRITRLKEERGLSWEEIGASAGVAARVAQQWGDGDSSPPAEKIPALAQLLGSTPLYLLGVADPGEDHAATLNNYVAQNKKAEAEGKMEVVDIDVGPGDYMMRVIPIYDEAGNVEYYIRATYTGLTKEEGEELRNSGG